A single region of the Aeromicrobium chenweiae genome encodes:
- a CDS encoding branched-chain amino acid ABC transporter permease — MTFFSRHTLARHLLLLLAAGAGVVALTYGLSPYRNYQLATMAAYLCATAGLTVLVGLSGQLSLGHGALMAVGAYACALSSAELGDRGTTGPLLLLVPLAAAVLAAAVVGGVVGLAGARLHGPYLAGLTLTLTIVVPAITTTFASRLGGDQGLSVLVEPAPAGLGATFPLERWQAWIACGAALLTVFLLANLVHGRFGREMRAVRDDEVAARLAGIDVGRTKVVVFVVSAATAGLGGGILAVLTQAVSPGAFSLAFSLFLLMAVVIGGIGHLAGAVWGALLLVALPELTGSVADRIDASPALAERLDGNLSLLVFGLVLVLVTIVFPRGIHGLVSTAYRRRRPRTPDTLPGSTAARPSIPTSTESIDA; from the coding sequence ATGACCTTTTTCTCCCGCCACACGCTGGCCCGCCACCTCCTGCTCCTGCTCGCCGCGGGCGCCGGGGTCGTCGCGCTGACGTACGGTCTCTCCCCCTACCGCAACTACCAGCTCGCGACGATGGCCGCGTACCTGTGCGCCACCGCGGGGCTCACCGTGCTCGTCGGGCTCTCCGGCCAGCTGTCCCTCGGCCACGGCGCGCTGATGGCCGTCGGCGCGTACGCCTGCGCACTCAGCTCGGCCGAGCTCGGCGACCGCGGCACGACCGGTCCTCTGCTCCTGCTCGTGCCCCTGGCCGCCGCGGTGCTGGCCGCGGCCGTCGTCGGCGGCGTCGTGGGACTCGCGGGGGCCCGCCTGCACGGTCCGTACCTCGCGGGGCTGACCCTGACCCTGACGATCGTGGTGCCGGCCATCACCACGACGTTCGCGAGCCGGCTCGGCGGCGACCAGGGACTGTCCGTCCTGGTCGAGCCCGCCCCCGCGGGCCTCGGCGCGACGTTCCCGCTCGAGCGGTGGCAGGCGTGGATCGCGTGCGGCGCCGCCCTGCTCACGGTGTTCCTGCTGGCCAACCTCGTCCACGGCCGGTTCGGTCGCGAGATGCGGGCGGTGCGCGACGACGAGGTGGCCGCCCGGCTGGCCGGGATCGACGTCGGCCGCACCAAGGTCGTCGTCTTCGTGGTCAGCGCCGCGACCGCCGGGCTCGGCGGAGGCATCCTGGCGGTCCTGACGCAGGCCGTCTCTCCCGGCGCGTTCTCGCTCGCGTTCAGCCTGTTCCTGCTGATGGCGGTCGTCATCGGCGGGATCGGCCACCTCGCCGGCGCGGTGTGGGGCGCACTGCTCCTCGTCGCCCTGCCGGAGCTCACGGGCTCGGTCGCCGACCGGATCGACGCGTCGCCCGCGCTCGCGGAGCGGCTCGACGGCAACCTGTCGCTGCTCGTCTTCGGGCTGGTCCTCGTCCTCGTGACGATCGTCTTCCCCCGCGGCATCCACGGCCTGGTCAGCACGGCGTACCGACGCCGGCGCCCCCGCACCCCAGACACCCTCCCCGGCAGCACCGCAGCACGTCCATCCATCCCCACCAGTACGGAGTCCATCGATGCCTAG
- a CDS encoding branched-chain amino acid ABC transporter permease codes for MDRFIFLTVDGLARGAVFAAFALALVLIWRGARLVNFSQGAMAAATTYIAYSVTTATGSYWLGLAAAILGGLVIGAGAERLVMRFVDARQPLNAVIVALGLVLVIQAVLGIVYGSEYRPMKVPFSRTPLSIGDQALLSPYDLFVFGTVVVVMIGLGWAFTRTDLGLTMRAAAFAPDMARLLGVNVGRMLTLSWGLAGAVGGLAALLVVPTELGAHPHATDLVFVYAFTAARWSAAWTARSARSSAGSASASSCRTSAATPAATSPLSSSSAS; via the coding sequence ATGGATCGCTTCATCTTCCTCACCGTCGACGGCCTGGCCCGCGGCGCGGTCTTCGCGGCGTTCGCACTCGCCCTGGTGCTGATCTGGCGCGGTGCCCGGCTCGTCAACTTCTCGCAGGGCGCCATGGCCGCCGCCACCACGTACATCGCGTACAGCGTCACGACGGCCACCGGCTCGTACTGGCTGGGCCTCGCCGCGGCGATCCTCGGCGGCCTGGTGATCGGCGCGGGGGCCGAGCGCCTGGTCATGCGGTTCGTGGACGCGCGGCAGCCGCTGAACGCGGTCATCGTCGCCCTCGGGCTCGTGCTGGTGATCCAGGCGGTGCTCGGCATCGTCTACGGCAGCGAGTACCGCCCGATGAAGGTGCCGTTCAGCCGCACCCCGTTGAGCATCGGCGACCAGGCCCTGCTGTCGCCGTACGACCTGTTCGTGTTCGGCACGGTCGTGGTGGTCATGATCGGGCTCGGGTGGGCGTTCACCCGCACCGATCTCGGCCTGACGATGCGCGCCGCGGCGTTCGCGCCGGACATGGCGCGGCTGCTCGGGGTCAACGTCGGACGGATGCTCACGCTCAGCTGGGGACTCGCGGGCGCGGTCGGCGGGCTCGCGGCGCTGCTCGTGGTGCCGACCGAGCTCGGCGCGCACCCGCACGCGACGGACCTGGTGTTCGTCTACGCCTTCACCGCCGCGCGGTGGTCGGCGGCCTGGACAGCCCGGTCGGCGCGGTCGTCGGCGGGCTCGGCGTCGGCCTCGTCCTGTCGTACGTCAGCGGCTACTCCGGCAGCGACATCTCCGCTGTCGTCATCCTCGGCGTCCTGA